From a single Apium graveolens cultivar Ventura chromosome 2, ASM990537v1, whole genome shotgun sequence genomic region:
- the LOC141707518 gene encoding uncharacterized protein LOC141707518 isoform X4: protein MLQWMGGSRRKVTASRKSTYKRQKQYFEQRKQHQQQVSAWKDGSSDIINTCPKRSINNQSLDILSLKDLNTIAQERRSTRHNEESLDDDVSTLDCQTTPEIPNILTSQVASADQTECKGEFYQWKTMEPERASMNFNGSHYKDLSASGKVEQLEMSDDVQLSVLGLLGDDGPHNNLDGHSLHEAHVAFSVEGLGKVKMKTPVHSPRRPVRDFPYSCSSSSRGTENALPVKIFISRQNDLAAEVMQDYMSEDDDILYHESKLPPRIMMDSFNYSERENVMGKGCLQIIDKGSYLKNGVGNEYIFNIEYENDNTWTEHSTLPDDDFLFKSKCHSSWKSEPYQTNAYSSDYFNFESHVENDFAFQSNINTNRGCTKDMNTLHMFDPVTPCAKHQLSENYSDFTNSNGTWYPGLERTSFVRSAINQPAWSCFETENERENLSFLSENSCSSNSAWYKADGNPPLDLLRKKMRAHGTEYCCPVRKKGVKNKYNHGLHCTKQENLQHRDYIRESGNCPTPTTSFQRRKGPHENWLFEDDVTGSRNSGLGSFRHTSDLEDSQPSSFQHWNEDLFNVDSVPEIQVDAQLFPKSSRGGFQAKHFPLCMDKLECCEPNTCNHSSETSFLPKTSSRSGKSTLSPVFGVGGNTRCSFRGIVPEGDIPLCERFCLDGEKELEVSVPNSDKSELQEEACDGSNCLSSENKNIGDALDAGDSCSHFNVAKDISQEMEGVKETCSPEQAEYASSIKGLEAPDSIESDLDGKTKEDNIVSSYQKNVHSHPSQNRCKDMEESGPKARNMESKKQKNITDSASQGMVLESYAIQLLSVHVLKEASNWRIGNKTDDTCQTKK, encoded by the exons ATGTTACAGTGGATGGGAGGATCAAGACGGAAAGTGACAGCG TCGAGGAAATCAACGTACAAGAG GCAAAAGCAATATTTTGAGCAAAGGAAGCAACATCAGCAGCAAGTTTCAGCCTGGAAAGATGGTTCTTCTGACATAATAAACACATGCCCTAAACGTTCTATTAATAATCAATCATTGGATATTCTCAGTTTGAAAGATTTAAATACCATTGCTCAGGAACGTAGATCTACTCGCCACAATG AAGAGAGCTTGGATGATGACGTTTCGACATTGGACTGTCAGACTACACCAGAGATCCCAAATATTCTTACTTCACAAGTAGCTTCAGCTGATCAGACTGAATGTAAAGGAGAGT TCTACCAATGGAAGACCATGGAACCAGAAAG GGCATCAATGAATTTCAATGGTAGTCACTACAAAGATTTGAGTGCAAGTGGAAAAGTGGAACAATTAGAGATGTCTGATGACGTTC AGCTATCCGTTCTTGGTTTACTTGGTGACGATGGACCACATAACAATTTAGATGGACATTCGCTACATGAAGCTCATGTTGCTTTTTCTGTCGAAG GTCTAggtaaagtaaaaatgaaaacaCCAGTTCATTCACCACGTCGGCCTGTCAG GGACTTTCCTTATAGTTGCTCCTCGTCATCAAGAGGTACAGAAAATGCTCTCCCTGTCAAAATTTTTATCAGCAGGCAGAATGACCTTGCAGCAGAAGTG ATGCAGGACTATATGAGTGAAGATGATGACATTTTGTATCATGAGAGCAAGTTACCTCCAAGGATTATGATGGATTCTTTTAATTACTCTGAACGCGAGAACGTAATGGGCAAAGGGTGCTTGCAAATTATCGATAAGGGTTCCTATTTGAAGAATGGTGTTGGAAACGAGTACATCTTCAACATTGAATATGAAAATGATAACACGTGGACTG AGCATTCTACCTTACCAGACGATGACTTTCTTTTTAAAAGCAAGTGTCATTCATCTTGGAAGTCCGAGCCTTATCAAACAAATGCATACTCTTCAGATTATTTCAATTTTGAAAGTCATGTAGAGAATGACTTTGCATTTCAATCCAACATTAATACGAACAG GGGGTGCACAAAAGACATGAATACACTACATATGTTCG ATCCAGTTACTCCTTGTGCCAAGCATCAACTATCTGAAAATTATTCTGACTTTACTAATTCAAACGGAACCTG GTATCCAGGTTTAGAGAGAACTTCTTTCGTTAGATCTGCAATTAACCAACCAGCTTGGTCCTGCTTTGAAACTGAAAATGAAAGAGAGAATTTGAGTTTTCTGAG TGAAAATTCCTGCTCATCCAATTCAG CATGGTACAAAGCCGATGGAAACCCACCTTTAGATTTATtgagaaagaaaatgagagcTCATGGCACAGAATATTGCTGCCCTGTAAGGAAGAAAGGTGTGAAGAATAAATATAACCATGGATTACACTGCACAAAGCAGGAAAATCTCCAGCACAGGGATTATATACGTGAATCAGGAAATTGTCCAACACCGACCACTAGTTTCCAGAGAAGAAAAGGTCCACATGAAAATTGGCTGTTTGAGGATGATGTTACTGGAAGTAGAAATTCAGGTTTGGGATCTTTTCGCCACACTTCAGATTTGGAAGATAGTCAGCCCTCAAGTTTCCAGCATTGGAATGAAGATCTGTTTAATGTAGATTCTGTCCCTGAAATACAAGTTGATGCCCAATTATTTCCTAAAAGTTCTCGGGGTGGTTTCCAAGCCAAACATTTTCCCCTTTGCATGGATAAACTGGAATGCTGCGAACCTAATACTTGTAACCACTCTAGTGAAACCAGTTTCCTCCCAAAAACTAGCTCCAGGTCAGGCAAGTCAACTCTTTCTCCAGTATTTGGTGTAGGAGGTAATACTCGGTGTTCATTCAGGGGCATTGTTCCTGAGGGTGATATTCCACTGTGCGAAAGATTTTGCCTAGACGGGGAAAAGGAGTTAGAAGTATCAGTACCTAATAGTGACAAATCTGAGCTTCAGGAAGAAGCTTGTGATGGGAGTAATTGTTTGTCCTCAGAGAACAAAAATATCGGGGATGCCTTGGATGCTGGAGATAGTTGCAGCCATTTCAATGTTGCAAAAGATATAAGTCAAGAAATGGAGGGCGTCAAAGAGACATGTTCTCCAGAACAAGCAGAATATGCATCATCAATTAAGGGTTTGGAGGCACCTGACAGTATTGAGAGTGATCTTGATGGAAAAAC GAAGGAGGATAATATTGTGTCCAGCTATCAAAAAAATGTCCACAGTCATCCATCTCAAAACAGGTGTAAAG ATATGGAAGAGTCAGGACCTAAAGCGAGAAATATGGAAAGCAAGAAGCAAAAGAACATCACTGATTCAGCTTCCCAGGGGATGGTGCTTGAAAGCTATGCAATTCAACTTCTGTCTGTGCATGTGCTGAAGGAAGCATCTAACTGGAGGATTGGGAACAAG ACTGATGACACTTGCCAGACTAAGAAGTGA